In the Ricinus communis isolate WT05 ecotype wild-type chromosome 3, ASM1957865v1, whole genome shotgun sequence genome, attaatataatttttcaaatttaattttttgggtGCGCAACTGTTTTAGCAGTGAAATCAAGGTATAATATTTAGGATAAGTCTTGTTTAGTTGTTGTATATGTCCCCACCTATATGTTAAGTCAAtagatgattgacacatatttattagtattaaataatagaatatgtgTTAAtcatctaatttaaaaatataaaatacttatacaAACGTGTCACTACTCTCCTAGTTATGATGTATACACCAAGTCTAGATAATAAtatctataatatttatatacacgCGAATTTTCCCAAGTCTCTAACACTTTTCCATAAAAAATTCTTGGAAACTTTTCAAAAGTgccttaaaattaataaaaaaaaacatcatttttactttgttactattttttcaaaaaatactatttcttaatttctttaaatgtatggtatgattattttttggttattcttAAACtgttttactaaaaaataaaaaatcaatcaaaaacataaatttaaaaaaatttaaaaaattaatacttttaatattttaacacagtaaaaataaaactgtaaatttgataaaaaaaatataagtatttctcatatttttccttaaattcttttattctgCTTGTAGCGATGCAGTGAAAGCATACCAAAAGGAAATGAAGGGACTAAGTGAGAGGATAATTGGGCTTATGTTTAAGTCATTGGGCTTGATTGAAGAAGATGTTAAGTTTCTTGGACTCAAAGACGAATCCCAATATCCTCAAGGCGCGCTTCAACTAAACTCATACCCAAAGTGTCCTGACCCAGACAGAGCCATGGGCTTGGCTCCTCATACAGATTCGTCTCTGATTACTGTGCTACACCAAGATGGCGTCAGTGGCCTCCAAGTCTTTAAAGATGGTATTGGATGGATGCCAGTGTGCCCGGTGGACGGTGCACTTGTGGTCAACATTGGTGATTTGATGCACATAATCTCTAACGGAAGGTTCAGATGTGCACAACATCAGGCGGTTGTGAATAAGACACATCACCGTATATCAGTTGCATATTTCTATGGTCCGCCAGGGGATGTGAAGATATCACCTTTGATGCAGCTGGTAGACTTTGATCATCCAGTCCTATATCGTCCTGTGACATGGAAAGAGTACCTTGATGCCAAGACAATATATTTTGACAAGgcattagattttattaaaagtgaTGAATCTATGTGCCAGTAACAGTAGTTAACAGGATATGACatagctctctctctctctaattaGCTTTTTATATTGTCAAGTCAAAAATTTGAAACTACAGACTAATTAGGTTATGTggtttagtttaattatatattcttctTTGATTAAATATCTTGGGTGTCCAGTagttctatatatatatgttctttttACCAATCTGTATATGGGATGGAATggaataaaattagtttaaggATCAACTCCACTTGAAGTGGTTAGGAGTTTGGACTCCAATAGAAGTAGAATCTAGAATAAACCAAACATAACTAGGAGTAACCTTGCATTTGCAAAAACAATATCAGGGTTATGGAACCTTTTACATGCTCTGGAATCTTTTCAGCGGCTTTATGATTCCTTATAAGGTATTTACGTGATTTCTCCTTTGCTTTACAATCAAGAGTTTGGCTGCATCAGAATGCATCTTATTTCCTCATTCTCATTGTTTGCCAAGTTGGTCAGTCAGGAATAAATGTGCATGTTTGATTATGCCATTGGCTTTACATCATACCATATTTAATCCGCGTAGTTCAAGGACAAGTTATCTAACATGTGTTATACACCAATGTCTTACAACCTGTCTTGTCTTTCACCTCTTTGATAGAAATGCGACGTTTAACTTAAAACTTGTACCAAGTCCTTGAGCTGGCTACCATTTTTTTCCTGTCATGCGTAACATTGTCCATAGGGTAAATGTATATAGTTTCTAGCGCTCAGCATAGATCTCGGTGATTCCTGTTTCAACCAAATAATCGTACCGAAAAAT is a window encoding:
- the LOC8278575 gene encoding gibberellin 3-beta-dioxygenase 1, giving the protein MNSIKESNPTLLLPNNIVPLDFTSILTLPDSHAWTTPPSLDPLTSQDDSIIPVIDLNSPNALILIKEASENWGMFQVTNHDIPIHLFHHIEGQTRCLFGLPSSQKLLAARSPGGLTGYGRARISDFFKREMWYEGFTIMGSPAEHASQLWPNQDTSFCDAVKAYQKEMKGLSERIIGLMFKSLGLIEEDVKFLGLKDESQYPQGALQLNSYPKCPDPDRAMGLAPHTDSSLITVLHQDGVSGLQVFKDGIGWMPVCPVDGALVVNIGDLMHIISNGRFRCAQHQAVVNKTHHRISVAYFYGPPGDVKISPLMQLVDFDHPVLYRPVTWKEYLDAKTIYFDKALDFIKSDESMCQ